One Fulvia fulva chromosome 8, complete sequence DNA window includes the following coding sequences:
- a CDS encoding DNA-directed RNA polymerase, mitochondrial, producing MLVRSAGRRHQRRTSQLLSTSFAQLNLPWLAPAQLRWTASQTSLSPRQRSPSRTRKLSRISENRPQARNLATAADLYSLRQDSHLPPLSYSNGFRNVEQDKHIPFDFGARMPTQFPDLRARHDPVVIDTSTAKPDELIKVSPGINGTVRELLTHLHTSLSVGRRDRAEAIIQRLVEKRGPDAPESTYAHTALLEDLLKDLASHGRDSPQSQLVLKEMSKWFEVEIRNKGVQLDTKILVVMVRAAIRSLDGSRQDRSIRRYVDLAKPMGEDAVEEVLESEDYDDNEYVVLEKARHEFYAEPVAMEDEVAAEAAMLTESGQHLRREDIIDMESVPEVRATEQKGTGLAGIKRAMETFTAIPDLPAEASAEAHRKQAHARQERLEKTSVDIAIDRWRKADEDLKKIGIHTSMQSRPIGALMWQWYNSLLPALETELEEVRKTLGESVMGTPGEHDRHAYGPYLELLPLKKVAANTILFTMAEMAKGKSQGDIWKEQEATLSSITLGLANAIEDECTAEASSKQQGRNRVQNARNPARLRKQALRSLKAAESAEASSKKKKGRSKQTNQQILAQLEWPTPMKAKLGAMLASKLIETAQLPVTREHPRTKQKITQMQPAFLHRMKWQKGKRIGVITPNPALLVKMQSEPVGSLIAKRMPMVVEPKPWQGWKDGGYLHYSNNILRLPAGDKTGKDYFMAADRRKELDAVYRGLTALSKVPWKVNHDVFKVQLEAWNSGDPIANFAPLHPAISHPPEPVSSDGSARRKWLNEIKELENKKSGLHSKRCFQNFQLEIARTVLNETLYFPHNMDFRGRAYPIPPYLNHMGADNVRGLLTFAEGRELGENGLRWLKIHLATVAGHDKASMAERVAFTEEHIDDIYDSVRNPLDGRKWWLNAEDAWQTLAACFELTKALDSPDPTKFVSYLPVQQDGTCNGLQHYAALGGDMAGAKQVNLEPSDRPADVYTAVADAVKEEVEKDAAAGNAIAQRLQGRLTRKCVKQPVMTNVYGVTFFGARAQVRKQLEDLFPEVRSDDTVNYGNMSHYVATKIFKSLGTMFTGAQAIQNWLGQCADRVSTCLTPEQIEQLKKKAGAIAPEPVRKKKAPKKEREAEAAAAAAAAAEAAEAEDADGKSPKARVTTNREADRYAAAKPLFKSTVVWTTPLRLPVVQPYRKSKSRIVTTSMQTLSLQEPQVWDPVSKRKQLQAFPPNFIHSLDATHMLLSALKCSENGMTFAMIHDSFWTHACDVNRMNEILRDAFIVMHSEDIIGRLREEFETRYKGCMYLASVNSASPVGKKITELRAKMKKEKTVKAQSNELGLEAERMRLVNSEDPEEKAQGEAMLTPGSLVLSELDESAFTAPSEMNGQRLGEMPASAADVEATNFDADESMLAMSDSPADELDRAESDEPESLEASADEADNDIPAAAPVAGTPKTKAKVTRKLFVWLPLTFPEVPEKGDFDVQRLRQSRYFFH from the coding sequence ATGCTCGTTCGCTCTGCAGGCCGGAGACACCAGCGACGGACTTCGCAACTGCTTTCCACCTCCTTTGCACAACTCAACCTTCCATGGCTCGCGCCCGCCCAACTACGATGGACCGCATCACAAACCTCACTCTCACCACGACAACGGTCACCGTCACGAACGCGAAAGCTGTCGAGAATCTCCGAAAATCGCCCCCAAGCGCGAAATCTTGCCACCGCGGCCGATCTTTACAGTCTACGTCAAGACAGCCATTTGCCTCCATTGAGCTATAGCAATGGCTTTCGCAATGTTGAGCAAGACAAACACATTCCCTTTGATTTCGGGGCACGAATGCCGACGCAATTCCCAGACCTTCGAGCGAGACACGATCCAGTCGTTATCGACACCTCCACAGCAAAACCAGACGAGCTCATCAAAGTGTCCCCTGGCATCAATGGCACAGTCAGGGAACTGCTCACACACCTGCACACAAGTCTCAGCGTAGGGCGGAGGGATCGAGCAGAGGCCATCATCCAGCGGTTGGTGGAGAAGCGCGGCCCCGACGCCCCAGAGTCAACATATGCACATACAGCGTTACTGGAGGACTTGCTGAAAGACTTGGCAAGCCATGGCAGGGACTCGCCTCAATCGCAGCTTGTGCTGAAAGAGATGTCAAAGTGGTTCGAGGTCGAAATTAGAAACAAGGGTGTACAACTGGACACCAAGATCCTTGTTGTCATGGTCCGCGCAGCCATCAGGTCTCTGGACGGATCGCGACAGGATCGTTCGATACGGAGGTATGTCGATCTGGCCAAGCCAATGGGTGAGGATGCGGTGGAAGAAGTGCTAGAGTCGGAAGACTACGATGACAACGAATACGTCGTGCTCGAGAAGGCAAGACACGAGTTCTACGCGGAGCCTGTGGCGATGGAAGATGAGGTCGCGGCAGAGGCGGCAATGCTCACGGAGTCTGGACAGCACCTGAGAAGAGAAGACATCATCGACATGGAGAGCGTGCCTGAAGTGCGAGCGACAGAGCAGAAAGGAACCGGACTTGCTGGCATCAAGCGCGCTATGGAGACATTCACGGCCATTCCAGACCTCCCTGCGGAAGCTTCTGCGGAAGCGCACCGAAAGCAGGCGCATGCGAGGCAGGAGCGATTGGAGAAGACATCTGTGGATATTGCAATCGATCGTTGGCGCAAAGCCGACGAGGATCTCAAGAAAATTGGGATACACACCTCCATGCAAAGCAGGCCGATCGGGGCTTTGATGTGGCAATGGTACAACAGCCTGCTTCCGGCGCTTGAGACTGAGCTGGAAGAGGTGAGGAAGACCTTGGGAGAATCCGTCATGGGAACACCCGGCGAGCACGACCGACATGCATACGGGCCATACTTGGAGTTGCTTCCACTGAAAAAGGTGGCGGCCAACACTATTCTGTTCACGATGGCAGAAATGGCCAAGGGTAAGAGTCAGGGTGATATTTGGAAAGAACAGGAAGCTACACTCTCATCAATCACGCTTGGACTCGCCAACGCTATTGAAGACGAGTGTACAGCCGAGGCGTCGTCGAAGCAGCAAGGACGCAATCGCGTGCAGAATGCTCGAAATCCTGCTCGGCTTCGCAAACAAGCACTACGATCACTCAAGGCAGCTGAGAGTGCAGAGGCATCAtcgaagaagaagaagggcAGGTCGAAGCAGACTAACCAGCAAATTCTGGCTCAGCTTGAATGGCCCACGCCGATGAAGGCCAAGCTAGGTGCCATGCTCGCTTCAAAGCTCATCGAGACAGCCCAGCTCCCAGTGACTAGAGAACACCCTCGGACGAAACAGAAGATTACACAGATGCAGCCAGCATTCCTGCATCGCATGAAGTGGCAGAAAGGCAAAAGGATTGGCGTCATAACTCCGAATCCTGCGCTGCTTGTGAAGATGCAGAGCGAACCTGTCGGAAGCTTGATCGCGAAGCGTATGCCAATGGTCGTCGAGCCGAAGCCATGGCAAGGCTGGAAAGATGGCGGGTACCTTCACTACTCGAACAATATTCTCAGACTTCCTGCTGGAGACAAGACGGGTAAAGATTATTTCATGGCCGCTGATCGCAGGAAAGAGCTCGACGCAGTCTACAGGGGACTTACTGCTCTATCCAAGGTTCCCTGGAAGGTCAACCATGACGTGTTCAAGGTCCAGCTCGAGGCATGGAATTCTGGTGATCCCATCGCTAACTTTGCGCCTCTGCATCCGGCCATTTCCCACCCACCAGAGCCTGTTTCATCAGATGGCAGTGCACGGCGAAAGTGGCTCAACGAGATCAAGGAGCTGGAAAACAAGAAGAGTGGTCTGCATTCAAAACGGTGTTTCCAGAACTTTCAGCTGGAAATTGCCAGGACGGTCCTCAACGAGACATTGTATTTCCCTCACAACATGGACTTCCGCGGCCGAGCATATCCGATACCTCCTTATCTGAATCACATGGGTGCGGACAACGTCAGAGGCCTCTTGACCTTCGCTGAGGGGAGAGAGCTCGGTGAGAATGGTTTGAGATGGCTCAAGATCCACCTAGCGACTGTGGCTGGCCATGACAAAGCCTCGATGGCGGAGCGTGTCGCTTTCACTGAAGAACACATCGATGACATCTACGATTCTGTGCGCAACCCGCTCGATGGTCGCAAATGGTGGTTGAATGCCGAGGATGCTTGGCAGACTCTGGCCGCTTGCTTCGAACTCACGAAGGCGCTGGATTCCCCAGATCCCACCAAGTTTGTCTCGTACCTGCCGGTACAGCAGGATGGGACATGCAACGGGTTGCAGCATTATGCTGCACTTGGTGGTGACATGGCTGGCGCAAAGCAAGTCAACCTAGAGCCCAGTGACCGTCCTGCAGATGTCTACACTGCCGTTGCCGATGCAGTTAAGGAGGAAGTCGAGAAAGACGCAGCTGCAGGCAACGCCATTGCGCAAAGGCTTCAAGGACGCCTGACACGAAAGTGTGTCAAGCAGCCCGTGATGACGAACGTCTATGGAGTGACTTTTTTCGGCGCCAGAGCTCAAGTGAGAAAGCAGCTCGAGGATCTCTTTCCAGAGGTCCGCTCAGATGACACTGTCAACTACGGCAACATGTCTCACTATGTTGCAACGAAGATCTTCAAGTCCCTAGGGACGATGTTCACTGGAGCGCAAGCCATCCAGAACTGGCTTGGCCAATGTGCTGACCGAGTATCCACCTGCCTCACTCCGGAGCAAATAGAGCAGCTGAAGAAAAAGGCAGGTGCAATAGCCCCTGAGCCGGTCAGGAAGAAGAAAGCCCCCAAGAAGGAACGTGAAGCCGAGGCCGCTGCAGCGGCGGCGGCCGCAGCGGAGGCCGCAGAGGCAGAGGACGCGGACGGGAAGTCACCTAAAGCGAGGGTCACCACCAACAGAGAGGCAGATCGATATGCCGCAGCCAAACCCCTCTTCAAGTCTACCGTTGTCTGGACCACGCCGCTTCGCCTACCTGTGGTGCAGCCATATCGCAAGTCGAAATCACGCATCGTCACAACCAGCATGCAGACCTTATCACTGCAGGAGCCTCAAGTCTGGGATCCAGTCAGCAAGCGCAAGCAGCTGCAAGCTTTCCCACCAAACTTCATCCACTCGCTCGACGCCACACACATGTTGCTTAGCGCACTCAAGTGCAGCGAGAATGGCATGACGTTTGCCATGATCCACGATTCTTTCTGGACCCACGCTTGCGACGTCAATCGCATGAATGAGATTTTGCGAGATGCTTTCATTGTCATGCACAGCGAAGACATTATCGGCAGACTCCGAGAGGAGTTCGAGACGAGGTACAAGGGCTGCATGTACCTGGCTTCCGTCAATTCTGCAAGCCCTGTGGGCAAGAAGATCACGGAGCTGCGCGCGAAGATGAAGAAGGAGAAGACTGTCAAGGCACAGTCAAACGAGCTTGGCCTCGAAGCCGAGCGCATGCGTCTTGTCAACAGCGAAGATCCAGAGGAGAAAGCCCAAGGCGAGGCAATGTTGACGCCTGGCAGCCTCGTCCTGTCAGAACTGGATGAGAGCGCATTTACCGCTCCGTCTGAGATGAACGGTCAGCGACTTGGCGAGATGCCTGCCAGCGCCGCCGATGTCGAGGCCACCAATTTCGATGCCGATGAGTCTATGCTAGCGATGAGCGACTCGCCTGCCGACGAACTTGACCGAGCAGAGTCTGACGAGCCTGAAAGCCTGGAAGCTTCCGCGGACGAAGCAGACAATGACATTCCAGCCGCCGCACCCGTGGCAGGTACCCCGAAGACCAAGGCCAAGGTTACGCGGAAGCTTTTCGTCTGGCTACCTCTGACGTTCCCGGAGGTGCCTGAGAAGGGAGACTTTGATGTGCAGAGATTACGGCAAAGTCGTTATTTCTTCCACTGA